In a genomic window of Mycolicibacter heraklionensis:
- a CDS encoding maleylpyruvate isomerase family mycothiol-dependent enzyme has translation MLDAIYRAARGRISTLAAGLTDDQLRIPVPATPGWSVHDVLAHLAGGAADVLAQRLDGAPGEYWTARHVAERRERTVGDLLDEWEHASPAAEASLPERFTGPNLAADVICHEGDLCEALGLPRTDREHWQPFLDVLGRLPGRLLGDTATLVISDELGQQWRCGSGESVTTLRADGYELMRGLFSRRSRNQIAGWDWSPEPSAQLVDSFGVFGHRDDDQPIPVC, from the coding sequence ATGCTTGACGCCATATACCGGGCCGCACGTGGCAGGATCAGCACCCTGGCCGCCGGACTCACCGATGACCAGCTGCGCATTCCGGTTCCGGCGACTCCGGGCTGGTCGGTGCACGACGTGCTGGCGCACCTGGCCGGTGGCGCCGCTGACGTCTTGGCGCAGCGACTCGACGGCGCGCCGGGTGAATACTGGACCGCACGGCACGTCGCCGAACGGCGCGAACGCACGGTCGGCGACCTGCTCGACGAGTGGGAGCACGCCTCCCCGGCGGCCGAAGCGAGTCTGCCCGAACGGTTCACCGGCCCGAACCTGGCCGCGGACGTGATCTGCCACGAAGGAGACCTCTGCGAGGCGTTGGGCCTACCGCGAACCGACCGCGAGCACTGGCAGCCATTCCTGGACGTGTTGGGTCGCCTGCCCGGCCGGCTGCTAGGCGACACCGCGACGCTGGTGATCAGCGATGAGCTGGGACAGCAATGGCGTTGCGGCTCCGGAGAATCCGTGACCACTTTGCGGGCCGACGGCTACGAGCTGATGCGCGGCCTGTTCAGCAGACGCTCGCGCAATCAGATCGCCGGATGGGACTGGTCTCCCGAGCCATCGGCGCAACTGGTCGACAGTTTCGGTGTTTTCGGGCACCGCGACGACGATCAGCCGATCCCGGTCTGCTGA
- a CDS encoding MMPL family transporter yields MIWERLSAAVSGRRSWLVALVPILIAVALMVLSNDNGAATQSPESLPASAESARAAAALSTFAGGEQATALLVATRTDGAPLTPDDLAAVTAARDRMTKVPQVLTGPAPPVLPSTDHQAALATVPLNAELSGFGLTDAVKALRAAAADGLPPTLSTHITGGPAFGADIADAFTGANVTLLAVTALVVALLLIVTYRSPVLWLVPLMVIAFADRVATMVGSDVARAAGVTFDGSTAGITSVLVFGAGTNYALLLISRYREELRTEHEHRVALRRAVAAAAPAILASNATVVLALLTLVLAVTPSTRSLGICASCGLVVAAVFVLFLLPPLLALFGRKMFWPFIPQATGDAGTPAGPWHRVADAVSRRPAVVCTAAVVVLAVSAAGLLGAKIGLSQTEQFRLQADSVTGFDTLAEHFPDGAASPTVVIGPTARSQQLKQAITAVPGVVSAVQTGVSETGRTMWSVVLNAAPATDAAFSTIAGLRDSVGAVDARALVGGADAQALDVRDGAVRDRTVLIPLILLVVLTVLFVLLRAVLAPPVLVAATVLSAVAALGLGCWASLHLFGFPALDNSTPLFAFLFLVALGVDYTIFLVTRAREETPAHGTRGGMVRAVSATGGVITSAGIVLAAVFCVLGVLPLIVLTQLGIIVGLGILLDTFVVRTLVIPALFALIGDRVWWPNLPR; encoded by the coding sequence ATGATTTGGGAGCGATTGTCCGCCGCCGTCAGCGGCCGCCGATCCTGGCTCGTTGCGCTGGTGCCGATCCTGATCGCCGTCGCGCTGATGGTGCTCAGCAACGACAACGGCGCCGCCACCCAATCGCCCGAGTCACTGCCGGCCAGCGCCGAATCAGCCCGCGCCGCCGCGGCGCTGTCCACCTTCGCCGGCGGGGAGCAGGCGACCGCGCTGCTGGTCGCCACCCGCACCGACGGTGCGCCGTTGACACCAGACGACCTCGCGGCGGTGACTGCGGCCCGCGACCGTATGACGAAGGTGCCCCAGGTGCTCACCGGGCCGGCCCCGCCCGTGCTGCCGTCCACCGACCACCAGGCGGCCCTGGCCACGGTGCCGTTGAATGCCGAGTTGTCCGGTTTCGGGCTCACCGATGCGGTCAAAGCCTTGCGGGCCGCTGCCGCCGACGGTCTGCCACCGACGCTGTCGACCCACATCACCGGCGGGCCGGCGTTCGGCGCCGACATCGCCGACGCCTTCACCGGCGCCAACGTCACCCTGTTGGCGGTCACCGCACTGGTGGTGGCGCTGCTGTTGATCGTCACCTACCGCTCGCCGGTGTTGTGGCTGGTGCCGCTGATGGTGATCGCGTTCGCGGATCGGGTGGCCACCATGGTGGGGTCCGATGTCGCGCGCGCCGCGGGGGTGACCTTTGACGGCTCCACCGCGGGCATCACCAGCGTGCTGGTCTTCGGGGCCGGCACCAACTATGCGCTGCTGCTGATTTCGCGCTACCGGGAAGAACTGCGCACCGAGCACGAGCATCGGGTGGCTCTACGCCGCGCGGTGGCCGCCGCCGCCCCGGCGATCCTGGCCAGCAACGCCACCGTGGTGCTGGCTCTGCTCACGTTGGTCTTAGCGGTCACCCCGAGCACCCGCAGTCTCGGGATCTGCGCCAGTTGCGGGCTGGTCGTGGCCGCGGTGTTCGTGCTGTTTCTGCTGCCCCCGCTGCTGGCACTGTTCGGCCGAAAGATGTTCTGGCCATTCATTCCTCAAGCCACGGGCGACGCGGGCACGCCCGCCGGCCCGTGGCACCGCGTCGCCGATGCCGTCTCGCGCCGCCCGGCCGTGGTGTGCACAGCGGCGGTCGTGGTTCTGGCGGTGTCGGCGGCGGGACTGCTGGGTGCCAAAATCGGGTTGTCGCAGACTGAGCAGTTCCGGTTGCAGGCCGACTCGGTGACCGGCTTCGACACGCTGGCAGAACACTTTCCGGACGGCGCGGCGAGTCCGACGGTCGTGATCGGCCCCACCGCCCGGTCCCAGCAACTCAAGCAGGCGATCACCGCGGTCCCGGGCGTCGTCTCGGCGGTCCAGACGGGTGTGTCCGAGACCGGACGAACCATGTGGTCGGTGGTGCTCAACGCCGCACCGGCGACCGATGCGGCTTTCAGCACCATTGCCGGACTTCGAGATTCGGTTGGTGCGGTGGACGCGCGGGCGTTGGTGGGTGGCGCCGACGCACAGGCCCTCGATGTCCGCGACGGGGCGGTGCGCGACCGCACGGTACTGATCCCGCTGATCCTGCTGGTGGTGCTCACCGTGTTGTTCGTGCTGCTTCGGGCGGTGTTGGCCCCGCCTGTCCTGGTGGCGGCGACGGTGCTCAGCGCGGTCGCCGCGCTCGGGTTGGGTTGCTGGGCCAGCCTGCACCTCTTCGGATTTCCGGCGCTGGACAACAGCACTCCGCTGTTCGCGTTCCTGTTCCTGGTAGCGCTGGGAGTGGACTACACCATCTTCCTGGTGACCCGTGCCCGCGAGGAGACCCCCGCACACGGCACCCGCGGCGGCATGGTGCGCGCGGTGTCGGCCACCGGCGGGGTCATCACCAGTGCCGGCATCGTGCTGGCCGCGGTGTTCTGCGTGCTCGGGGTGCTGCCGTTGATTGTGCTGACCCAGCTGGGCATCATCGTCGGTCTTGGAATCCTGTTGGATACGTTCGTCGTTCGCACCTTGGTGATTCCGGCGCTGTTCGCACTGATCGGCGATCGCGTGTGGTGGCCCAATCTGCCGCGCTGA
- a CDS encoding aldehyde dehydrogenase family protein, with amino-acid sequence MTVQSVIDDLAKRPGTGEVIPVIDPATEEQITEFRDAGPAAVDEAVARAKAAYQAGVWTDLPARQRAKVLWRLGDLIDEHAAEFAELESLDAGMPPAQAEMIVSTCAEFYRYYAGWCTKLNGSSYQVQMEGGVNSTYANMHAYTVKEPYGVVGLIYPWNGPLFNACAKVAPALAAGCSSVVKPAEETPLSAVLLERLIAQAGVPDGVTNFVIGYGATAGAAITSHPDVEKVAFTGSTDVGKEIMRNSADNLKKVTLELGGKSPVLIYEDADLDMAIMMAAMGIFVHSGQGCVCGSRIFVQRSVYERVVAGIAMIGENLVLGGPKDEGAMISPLVSAKQLERVMGYIDQGRKDGVEVVSGGYRVDRKGYFVKPTVLTNVDPATSRLYREEIFGPVVTILPFDDDDEAVAMANDTSYGLAATAWTTNLARAHNLGKRLQAGTVTLNCQLVFDHNVPFGGYKQSGMGHEFGYEGIDGYLKTKSIWAAL; translated from the coding sequence ATGACAGTGCAGTCGGTAATCGATGACCTTGCGAAGCGGCCCGGCACCGGTGAAGTCATCCCGGTCATCGACCCGGCCACCGAAGAGCAGATCACCGAGTTCCGCGACGCCGGCCCCGCGGCCGTCGACGAGGCCGTCGCCCGCGCCAAGGCGGCCTACCAAGCCGGCGTGTGGACCGACCTCCCGGCGCGCCAGCGCGCCAAGGTGCTGTGGCGGCTCGGCGATCTGATCGATGAGCACGCGGCAGAGTTCGCCGAGCTGGAGTCCCTGGACGCCGGCATGCCCCCGGCCCAGGCCGAGATGATCGTGTCCACCTGCGCGGAGTTCTACCGGTACTACGCGGGCTGGTGCACCAAGCTCAACGGCAGCAGCTACCAGGTGCAGATGGAGGGCGGGGTCAACAGCACCTACGCCAACATGCACGCCTACACCGTGAAGGAACCCTACGGCGTGGTGGGCCTGATCTATCCCTGGAACGGCCCGCTGTTCAACGCCTGCGCCAAGGTCGCCCCGGCGCTGGCGGCCGGCTGCAGCAGTGTGGTGAAGCCGGCGGAGGAGACGCCGCTGTCGGCGGTGCTGCTGGAACGGCTGATCGCCCAAGCCGGGGTTCCCGACGGTGTCACCAACTTCGTCATCGGCTACGGCGCCACGGCCGGTGCGGCGATCACCAGCCACCCCGATGTGGAGAAGGTCGCGTTCACCGGATCGACGGATGTCGGCAAGGAGATCATGCGCAACTCCGCGGACAACCTGAAGAAGGTGACGCTGGAGTTGGGCGGCAAGTCCCCGGTGCTGATCTACGAAGACGCCGACCTGGACATGGCGATCATGATGGCCGCAATGGGTATCTTCGTGCACTCCGGTCAGGGCTGTGTCTGCGGATCCCGGATCTTCGTGCAGCGCAGCGTCTATGAGCGCGTCGTCGCGGGCATCGCGATGATCGGGGAAAACTTGGTACTCGGCGGGCCCAAGGACGAGGGTGCCATGATCAGCCCGCTGGTCAGCGCCAAGCAACTCGAGCGCGTCATGGGCTACATCGACCAGGGGCGCAAGGACGGCGTCGAGGTGGTGTCCGGCGGATACCGGGTGGACCGCAAGGGCTACTTCGTGAAGCCGACCGTGCTGACCAATGTCGACCCGGCCACCAGCCGGCTGTACCGGGAAGAGATCTTCGGGCCGGTGGTCACCATCTTGCCGTTCGACGACGACGACGAAGCCGTGGCGATGGCCAATGACACCAGCTACGGACTGGCAGCCACGGCGTGGACCACCAACCTGGCTCGCGCCCACAACCTGGGCAAGCGCCTGCAGGCCGGCACCGTGACGTTGAACTGCCAGCTGGTCTTCGATCACAACGTGCCCTTCGGCGGGTACAAGCAGTCCGGCATGGGCCACGAATTCGGCTACGAGGGCATCGACGGCTATCTGAAGACCAAGTCGATCTGGGCGGCGCTGTAG
- a CDS encoding TetR/AcrR family transcriptional regulator, producing MRTRGWGGNVPASDEEAVARILRATRQTIDERGEQTSIADVARTLGVTRQTVYRYFPSTEELLTATAADGAGAFLDQLAEALAGMTDPGEAVAEGIALTLERLPHDPYVGLLLRTQQASAFAVTVTTDTGRSFGHSLLERLDVDWTGFDDQGIDDIIEMVLRTLQSFILAPLPASGEELRRLLRRWIAPAVSAARSATPDRASASR from the coding sequence ATGCGTACCCGCGGTTGGGGCGGGAATGTGCCCGCGAGCGACGAGGAGGCGGTGGCACGGATTCTGCGGGCCACCCGCCAGACCATCGACGAACGCGGCGAGCAGACCAGCATCGCCGACGTCGCACGCACCCTCGGCGTCACCCGGCAGACGGTCTACCGCTATTTCCCCAGCACCGAGGAGCTGCTGACGGCCACCGCGGCCGACGGCGCCGGCGCCTTTCTGGACCAGCTCGCCGAAGCGCTGGCCGGAATGACCGATCCCGGCGAAGCCGTCGCCGAGGGCATCGCGCTCACCCTGGAACGCCTCCCCCACGACCCTTATGTCGGTCTGCTGCTGCGCACCCAACAGGCCAGCGCCTTCGCCGTCACCGTCACCACCGACACCGGCCGAAGCTTCGGGCACTCCCTGCTGGAGCGCCTGGATGTCGACTGGACCGGCTTCGACGATCAGGGCATCGACGACATCATCGAGATGGTGCTGCGCACATTGCAGTCGTTCATCCTGGCACCGCTGCCGGCATCGGGCGAAGAACTGCGGCGTCTGCTGCGCCGGTGGATCGCCCCGGCGGTGAGCGCGGCGCGCAGCGCTACGCCGGATCGCGCGTCAGCGAGTAGGTGA
- a CDS encoding oxidoreductase → MSASGWSPEQGAPQAGRVAVVTGANTGVGLEVARGLAILGATVVLACRNTDAATAARQDILQSAPAARVDVVRLDVSDLASVRACADELRARYPVIDILVNNAGVMHQTRQLTVDGFEGDFGTNFLGPFALTGLLLDRVLASAAGRIIAVSSKTHRSGRIAFDDLQLVKSFTPAVAYTQSKLAQLMATFELQRRLESSASPAIALAAHPGGTRTSILREQSRAVRWVFNSRSRYVTGWFTQGPAEGALPMLRAATDPAATGGQFYGPGGRFEQIGPPVLVRAAGRACDPDAQRRLWTVAEELTGVTYSLTRDPA, encoded by the coding sequence ATGAGCGCGTCCGGATGGTCACCGGAGCAGGGTGCTCCGCAGGCCGGCCGGGTAGCGGTCGTGACCGGGGCCAACACCGGGGTCGGCCTGGAAGTCGCGCGGGGGCTGGCGATCCTCGGCGCCACGGTCGTGCTGGCCTGCCGCAATACCGACGCGGCCACGGCGGCCCGGCAAGACATTCTGCAGTCGGCTCCGGCCGCGCGCGTCGACGTGGTTCGTCTGGACGTCAGTGACCTGGCCTCGGTGCGGGCTTGCGCGGATGAGCTGCGGGCGCGCTATCCCGTCATCGACATCCTGGTCAACAACGCCGGTGTCATGCATCAGACTCGGCAGCTGACGGTGGACGGCTTCGAGGGTGACTTCGGCACGAACTTCCTTGGGCCGTTTGCGTTGACGGGACTGCTGCTGGATCGGGTGCTCGCCTCCGCGGCGGGACGGATCATCGCGGTGAGCAGCAAGACCCACCGCAGTGGCCGGATCGCGTTCGACGACTTGCAGTTGGTGAAGTCGTTCACCCCCGCGGTGGCCTACACCCAGTCCAAGCTTGCCCAATTGATGGCCACCTTCGAACTGCAGCGGCGGCTGGAATCGTCTGCCAGCCCGGCGATCGCGCTGGCGGCGCACCCCGGGGGCACCCGCACCTCGATCCTGCGTGAGCAGTCCCGAGCGGTCCGCTGGGTGTTCAACAGCCGGTCTCGCTATGTGACGGGGTGGTTCACCCAGGGGCCGGCCGAGGGGGCGCTGCCGATGTTGCGGGCAGCGACCGACCCGGCCGCCACGGGCGGTCAGTTCTACGGCCCGGGCGGGCGTTTCGAGCAGATCGGCCCGCCGGTGTTGGTTCGGGCCGCCGGCCGAGCCTGTGACCCCGACGCGCAGCGGCGGTTGTGGACCGTCGCTGAAGAGCTCACCGGGGTCACCTACTCGCTGACGCGCGATCCGGCGTAG
- a CDS encoding SRPBCC family protein, which produces MHPCEQVGLDFLERAPQRFSNSVDLAVTPDEIWEVLADAEAWPHWASVITNVTWTSPEPHGVGTTRLVDMRGGIVGDEEFLAWEPGRHMAFRFNASSTSALAVFVEDYIIEPTAQGCRLTWTLANRLTGPAAWFSPISGPLMNLGFRRFLANLRRYTDQRFATADRG; this is translated from the coding sequence ATGCACCCGTGTGAGCAGGTCGGCCTCGACTTCCTCGAGCGCGCCCCGCAGCGGTTCAGCAACAGCGTCGACCTGGCCGTGACGCCCGACGAGATCTGGGAGGTGCTGGCCGACGCCGAAGCCTGGCCGCACTGGGCCAGTGTCATCACCAACGTGACCTGGACCAGCCCCGAGCCGCATGGTGTCGGCACCACCCGGCTCGTGGACATGCGCGGAGGAATCGTCGGCGACGAGGAGTTCCTGGCCTGGGAACCGGGACGGCACATGGCATTTCGCTTCAACGCGAGCTCGACCTCGGCGCTGGCGGTGTTCGTCGAGGACTACATCATCGAGCCGACCGCCCAGGGCTGCCGGCTCACCTGGACGCTGGCCAATCGGCTGACCGGCCCCGCAGCGTGGTTCTCGCCGATCAGCGGGCCGTTGATGAATCTGGGGTTTCGCCGCTTCCTGGCCAACCTGCGCCGCTATACCGACCAGCGGTTCGCGACGGCGGACCGCGGGTAG